One genomic segment of Microbacterium sp. ProA8 includes these proteins:
- a CDS encoding MFS transporter produces MTATRREWVGLAVLGLPTLLISIDVSVLYLALPEISQALDATAIEQLWILDIYSFLLAGFLITMGNVGDRIGRRRLLLIGAAAFAVASTFAAFATSPEQLIAARAILGIAGATIAPSTMALIRNMFPDPREMTTAIGIWFACFMGGILVGPIVGGVLLQNFWWGSVFLLGVPVMLVLLITAPVLLPEYRAPQSGRIDIVSVALSLATVLPVVWGVKELARAGGSAAIPALAIAVGVTAGAVFVRRQRRLSSPLLDLRIFRSRIFTGSLLIVLLAGVVMAGLSLVAAVYLQSVLDYDPLTAGLWLVPQSVAMLAGFQIAPAIARRMSITSVAAIGLAVAGSGFAVITAIPVLPTPGALVAGLCLASFGVAFPMALLSSLMLGAVDPEKAGAAAAVNETSGELGVAMGIAVVGSLATWVYSLTLAGLEPQAPTVALASLTGALSLGDAGLAAAAREAFTASLSAIGILGAATFSTMAIVAVRVLGTSRATLRVDAGERR; encoded by the coding sequence ATGACCGCCACCAGACGCGAGTGGGTCGGCCTCGCCGTACTCGGCCTTCCCACACTGCTCATCTCCATCGACGTCAGCGTGCTGTACCTCGCGCTGCCCGAAATCAGCCAGGCGCTGGACGCCACCGCCATCGAACAGCTCTGGATCCTCGACATCTACTCGTTCCTGCTCGCCGGGTTCCTGATCACGATGGGGAACGTTGGCGATCGCATCGGCAGACGGCGGCTTCTGCTGATCGGCGCAGCCGCGTTCGCTGTCGCCTCGACGTTCGCTGCCTTCGCGACGAGCCCGGAGCAGCTCATCGCGGCGCGCGCGATCCTCGGCATCGCGGGCGCGACCATCGCCCCATCGACGATGGCGCTCATCCGGAACATGTTCCCGGACCCCCGTGAGATGACGACGGCCATCGGCATCTGGTTCGCGTGCTTCATGGGCGGGATCCTCGTCGGCCCCATCGTCGGGGGCGTGCTTCTGCAGAACTTCTGGTGGGGCTCGGTGTTCCTCCTCGGCGTGCCCGTGATGCTCGTACTCCTCATCACGGCGCCGGTGCTGCTGCCGGAGTATCGAGCGCCCCAGTCCGGACGGATCGACATCGTGAGCGTGGCGCTGTCGCTTGCGACCGTGCTGCCCGTCGTGTGGGGTGTGAAGGAACTCGCTCGCGCAGGCGGATCGGCCGCGATTCCAGCCCTCGCGATCGCGGTCGGAGTCACCGCAGGCGCGGTTTTCGTACGGCGTCAGCGGCGACTCTCATCGCCGCTGCTCGACCTCAGGATCTTCCGCAGCCGGATTTTCACGGGCTCCCTGTTGATCGTGCTCCTCGCCGGGGTGGTGATGGCCGGCCTCTCTCTGGTTGCGGCGGTCTACCTTCAGTCGGTGCTGGACTACGATCCGCTCACCGCCGGCCTGTGGCTCGTTCCGCAGAGTGTCGCCATGCTGGCCGGATTCCAGATCGCGCCCGCGATCGCTCGTCGGATGTCGATCACGTCGGTCGCCGCGATCGGGTTGGCGGTCGCGGGTTCCGGATTCGCGGTCATCACTGCGATACCCGTCCTCCCGACTCCGGGCGCACTGGTCGCCGGGCTGTGCCTCGCCAGCTTCGGGGTGGCCTTCCCGATGGCGCTCCTGAGCTCGCTCATGCTCGGAGCCGTCGACCCGGAGAAGGCGGGCGCGGCGGCCGCGGTGAACGAGACGAGTGGCGAACTCGGCGTGGCGATGGGCATCGCCGTCGTCGGCAGCCTGGCGACGTGGGTGTACTCCCTCACGCTCGCCGGCCTCGAGCCTCAGGCGCCGACCGTCGCTCTGGCATCCCTGACAGGAGCGCTCTCGCTCGGCGATGCGGGACTCGCCGCCGCCGCTCGCGAGGCGTTCACCGCGTCCCTGTCTGCGATCGGGATCCTGGGCGCAGCGACCTTCTCGACGATGGCGATCGTCGCAGTCCGCGTTCTCGGCACCAGCAGGGCGACCCTTCGCGTGGACGCGGGTGAGCGGAGATGA
- a CDS encoding LCP family protein gives MAASKRPSGEGRAPLARHGALKSRHPFVTLVAMLGVVLGVFGVSAAGIAAYNVWDATQTVTANAVVLDGDKPLPPSLGAIEGGVNILVAGTDSCEGENARLSSACRAGDTKGERNDVTMLVHISDEPRRVTVVSFPRDMLVSIPSCPKEDSSGSYSAMSSQMINASYQYGGLACTVLTVESLIQDEIDFAAAIRWAGVINMSDAIGGVDVCVAEDISDPDNTGLSLTAGTHTLEGEQALQFLRIRHGIGDGSDLGRISNQQQFMSSMVRKLQSDSVLANPATLLNLATTAINQVQQKQLVLSSGLTNPTLMVQIAMAAKDVPYEDIVFVQYPTVYASGAGGSRVMPVKDAAKVLFDALKANQPLTLTGDASQGYGVEVTGEAVKPETAPTPAATEPAGEAPPTAETPATAETPAAETRVELPSDIAGQTAKDITCTQRQK, from the coding sequence ATGGCGGCGTCGAAGCGGCCCTCGGGAGAGGGCCGGGCGCCCCTTGCGCGCCACGGTGCGCTGAAGTCCCGGCATCCGTTCGTCACGCTCGTCGCCATGCTGGGGGTCGTGCTCGGCGTCTTCGGGGTGAGCGCCGCCGGCATCGCGGCCTACAACGTGTGGGACGCCACGCAGACGGTGACGGCGAACGCGGTCGTGCTCGACGGGGACAAGCCGCTGCCGCCGTCGCTCGGGGCGATCGAGGGCGGCGTCAACATCCTCGTGGCAGGCACCGACTCGTGCGAGGGCGAGAACGCCCGGCTCTCTTCGGCCTGCCGTGCAGGTGACACCAAGGGCGAGCGCAACGACGTCACGATGCTCGTTCACATCTCGGACGAGCCGCGCCGCGTCACGGTCGTGTCGTTCCCGCGCGACATGCTCGTATCGATCCCGTCGTGCCCGAAGGAGGACAGCAGCGGCAGCTACTCGGCGATGTCGTCGCAGATGATCAACGCGTCGTACCAGTACGGCGGACTCGCCTGCACGGTGCTGACGGTCGAGTCGCTCATCCAGGACGAGATCGACTTCGCGGCCGCCATCCGCTGGGCGGGCGTGATCAACATGTCCGACGCCATCGGCGGCGTCGACGTGTGCGTCGCCGAAGACATCAGCGACCCCGACAACACCGGCCTCAGCCTCACCGCAGGCACGCACACGCTCGAGGGCGAGCAGGCGCTGCAGTTCCTGCGCATCCGCCACGGCATCGGCGACGGCTCCGACCTCGGCCGCATCTCGAACCAGCAGCAGTTCATGTCGTCGATGGTGCGCAAGCTGCAGTCCGATTCGGTGCTGGCGAACCCCGCGACGCTGCTCAACCTCGCGACGACCGCCATCAACCAGGTGCAGCAGAAGCAGCTCGTGCTGAGCTCGGGCCTCACCAACCCCACGCTCATGGTGCAGATCGCCATGGCCGCCAAGGACGTGCCGTACGAGGACATCGTGTTCGTGCAGTACCCGACGGTCTACGCATCGGGCGCCGGTGGCAGCCGCGTGATGCCGGTGAAGGATGCCGCGAAGGTGCTGTTCGACGCGCTGAAGGCCAACCAGCCGCTGACGCTGACCGGCGATGCCAGCCAGGGCTATGGCGTCGAGGTGACGGGTGAGGCCGTCAAGCCGGAGACGGCCCCCACCCCGGCGGCCACCGAGCCTGCGGGGGAGGCGCCGCCGACCGCGGAGACACCGGCCACGGCTGAGACGCCGGCGGCGGAGACGCGCGTCGAGCTGCCGTCCGACATCGCGGGGCAGACCGCCAAGGACATCACCTGCACCCAGCGGCAGAAGTAG
- a CDS encoding LCP family protein yields the protein MSSTHKPTRRGRRTVARHGELSSPSPVGFIMKLVGIVAAVVLVSGAGVAAYAATDVVTSFADGAVELEGQGPVPPDIGAIEGGVDILLVGTDECEEEYAYLFGARCTGADAGNQLNDVNMLVHISDNPRRVTVVSFPRDLMIPLPSCTREDGSTTSPVSKTQINEAWGYGGLSCVAKTVSDISGQNIPFAAKVSFGNVINITDAIGGVDVCIGNGGIKDKYTGINWGPGPRTIQGVEALQFLRTRHGLENGSDLARISNQQQYMSSLARKLVSSDVLSDPGTLYKLATTAVDNITPSESLTNPMTLAQIALAIKDVPFEDINFVQFPVATDPADANRVVPDEQLAEKLWAALAANQPIDLTNDQNNTGGVVTVDPQPTETAPTPGTSATPAPTEAAVALDDIPGQSAADQTCSAGNVRANG from the coding sequence GTGAGCTCGACGCACAAGCCCACGAGGCGGGGCCGCCGCACGGTGGCTCGCCACGGTGAGTTGTCGTCTCCGAGCCCGGTCGGCTTCATCATGAAGCTGGTCGGCATCGTCGCAGCGGTGGTGCTCGTGTCGGGCGCCGGAGTCGCGGCGTATGCCGCCACCGACGTCGTCACCAGCTTCGCCGACGGCGCCGTGGAGCTCGAGGGCCAAGGACCGGTTCCGCCCGATATCGGGGCGATCGAGGGCGGCGTCGACATCCTGCTCGTCGGCACCGACGAGTGCGAAGAGGAGTACGCGTACCTCTTCGGCGCGCGTTGCACGGGTGCCGACGCCGGAAATCAGCTCAACGACGTGAACATGCTCGTTCACATCTCCGACAACCCGCGCCGCGTCACGGTCGTGTCGTTCCCGCGCGATCTGATGATCCCCCTCCCGTCGTGCACGCGTGAAGACGGCTCGACGACGTCGCCGGTGTCGAAGACGCAGATCAACGAGGCGTGGGGGTACGGCGGCCTGTCGTGCGTGGCGAAGACCGTCAGCGACATCAGCGGTCAGAACATCCCGTTCGCCGCCAAGGTGAGCTTCGGCAACGTGATCAACATCACCGATGCGATCGGCGGCGTCGACGTCTGCATCGGCAACGGCGGCATCAAGGACAAGTACACCGGCATCAACTGGGGTCCCGGGCCCCGCACGATCCAGGGTGTGGAGGCGCTGCAGTTCCTCCGCACCCGGCACGGCCTCGAGAACGGCAGCGACCTCGCGCGCATCTCGAACCAGCAGCAGTACATGTCGAGTCTCGCCCGCAAGCTCGTGAGCAGCGACGTGCTCTCCGATCCGGGGACGCTCTACAAGCTCGCCACGACCGCTGTCGACAACATCACGCCGAGCGAGTCGCTCACCAACCCCATGACGCTCGCGCAGATCGCACTCGCGATCAAGGACGTCCCCTTCGAGGACATCAACTTCGTGCAGTTCCCGGTGGCCACCGACCCCGCCGACGCGAACCGCGTCGTCCCCGACGAGCAGCTCGCCGAGAAGCTCTGGGCGGCACTGGCAGCCAATCAGCCGATCGACCTCACCAACGACCAGAACAACACCGGCGGGGTCGTCACCGTCGACCCGCAGCCGACCGAGACGGCTCCGACGCCCGGGACCAGCGCCACGCCGGCGCCGACCGAGGCAGCCGTCGCGCTGGACGACATCCCAGGCCAGTCCGCGGCAGACCAGACCTGCTCCGCCGGCAACGTCAGGGCCAACGGCTGA
- a CDS encoding dihydrofolate reductase family protein, protein MQLIVNEFLSLDGVMQGPGGAEEDPSGGFDRGGWIVPFAAQPKWGEVVSGWFSRAEAILLGRSTYDMMHPYWSQVDDPENSVGIALNSLPKYVVSSTLAGPSWRGTQVLSGDPLQEIRRLKEIPGGELQVHGSWRLARTLHEAGLVDEYRLLVFPVVVGTGKRLFDTGGPATGLTVRECSTLDEGTVSYVLTPTEYRRGGLAVVDGREVLLDPSPDSTAGHEGHRGEPVPG, encoded by the coding sequence ATGCAGTTGATCGTGAATGAGTTCCTGAGCCTGGACGGTGTGATGCAGGGTCCGGGTGGCGCTGAGGAGGATCCCTCCGGAGGGTTCGACCGCGGCGGGTGGATCGTGCCGTTCGCCGCACAGCCGAAGTGGGGCGAGGTGGTCAGCGGCTGGTTCTCGCGCGCCGAAGCCATCCTGCTGGGCCGCTCGACGTACGACATGATGCATCCGTACTGGAGTCAGGTCGACGATCCCGAGAACTCGGTCGGCATCGCGTTGAATTCGTTGCCGAAGTACGTCGTGAGCTCGACGCTCGCAGGGCCGTCATGGCGCGGAACGCAGGTGCTGTCCGGAGATCCGCTTCAGGAGATCCGTCGACTGAAAGAGATTCCGGGCGGCGAACTGCAGGTGCACGGCAGCTGGCGGCTCGCCCGGACTCTGCACGAAGCCGGCCTTGTGGACGAGTACCGCCTCCTCGTCTTCCCTGTCGTGGTGGGGACGGGGAAGCGCCTGTTCGACACGGGCGGGCCGGCGACGGGACTCACGGTACGGGAATGCTCGACGCTGGACGAGGGCACCGTCTCCTACGTCCTGACGCCCACGGAGTATCGGCGCGGGGGGCTTGCTGTCGTCGACGGCAGGGAGGTTCTCCTCGATCCCTCCCCCGATTCCACCGCGGGGCACGAAGGTCATCGCGGTGAGCCGGTTCCCGGCTGA
- a CDS encoding DUF6069 family protein, whose translation MTNQPLPQAPTAPRTDKRYRLAVVVLAAFASIAVWGVAVLTGVDLDVNSPAVGTLHLDALLVLVTALPLSFAAWGVLALLERFRQNGIRAWRITAVVVLLVSLLPLPFLDATPGTRAALAAMHLVSGIILIILLPRRPKSIRRDTDAA comes from the coding sequence ATGACGAACCAGCCACTCCCGCAGGCACCCACTGCGCCGCGGACAGACAAGAGGTACCGCCTCGCCGTCGTCGTCTTGGCCGCATTCGCCTCCATCGCCGTCTGGGGCGTTGCCGTGCTGACAGGTGTCGACCTCGACGTGAACAGCCCAGCTGTGGGCACGCTGCACCTCGACGCCCTCTTGGTGCTCGTCACCGCGCTTCCGCTCTCTTTCGCGGCGTGGGGCGTCCTCGCGCTCCTCGAACGCTTCCGCCAGAACGGCATCCGCGCGTGGCGGATCACCGCGGTCGTCGTGCTCCTCGTGTCACTGCTTCCGCTCCCGTTCCTCGACGCGACGCCCGGTACGAGAGCCGCACTGGCTGCCATGCACCTCGTGTCGGGGATCATCCTCATCATCCTGCTGCCGCGCCGTCCGAAATCCATCCGTCGGGACACCGACGCTGCGTGA
- a CDS encoding metalloregulator ArsR/SmtB family transcription factor produces MRDELSRTFGALSDPTRRFLLERLTEGSATVGELAEPLDLSLAAVSKHLQVLERAGLVSRTRDRRFRPASLDARPLVGAVLWLRGYDAFLQESFDALERQLAASVTLPIAAPEEETGKKEPMTRDTITITRRFTAPADAVFDAWLTPERFAAWFGGDEAEVPLDGVALDAREGGEWSVAMHLPGDLSMNWGGRYLVIDRPHRLVFTMTDDPAEAAGDPISVDFTEVDGATEMTLRQTGTAGFTAEQYDATVAGYNAYFDALESALAAVR; encoded by the coding sequence ATGAGAGACGAGCTGAGTAGGACGTTCGGAGCGCTCTCCGATCCCACCAGACGCTTCCTGTTGGAGCGCCTGACGGAGGGCTCCGCGACGGTCGGCGAACTCGCCGAGCCCCTCGACCTGTCCCTCGCAGCAGTGTCGAAGCACCTCCAGGTGCTGGAACGGGCCGGCCTGGTCTCGCGCACGCGGGACCGACGCTTTCGCCCTGCTTCCCTCGACGCGCGACCGCTCGTCGGGGCAGTCCTGTGGCTGCGCGGGTACGACGCGTTCCTGCAGGAGAGCTTCGACGCCTTGGAACGCCAGCTGGCAGCATCCGTGACCCTGCCGATCGCGGCACCCGAAGAAGAAACAGGAAAGAAGGAACCCATGACCCGTGACACCATCACCATCACTCGGCGCTTCACGGCCCCGGCCGATGCCGTCTTCGACGCATGGCTCACACCGGAGCGGTTCGCCGCATGGTTCGGAGGAGACGAGGCAGAGGTCCCGCTCGACGGCGTCGCCCTCGACGCCCGCGAGGGCGGCGAGTGGAGCGTCGCCATGCACCTGCCGGGCGACCTCAGCATGAACTGGGGTGGCCGTTATCTCGTGATCGACCGGCCCCACCGGCTCGTCTTCACGATGACGGACGACCCGGCCGAGGCGGCAGGCGACCCCATCAGCGTCGACTTCACGGAGGTGGACGGCGCGACCGAGATGACGCTGCGACAGACCGGCACCGCCGGGTTCACCGCGGAGCAGTACGACGCGACCGTCGCCGGGTACAACGCGTACTTCGACGCCCTCGAGTCCGCCCTCGCCGCCGTGCGGTGA